One part of the Chryseobacterium mulctrae genome encodes these proteins:
- a CDS encoding family 1 encapsulin nanocompartment shell protein has protein sequence MNNLHRKLAPISEGAWAQIEEEAVRTLKRYLAARKVVDVDGPNGFDLSAVGTGHIQPVESPGEGVQAAVRKVNPVVEFRVPFELTREAIDDVERGSADSDWQPLKDAAEKIAFAEDRAIFEGYAAAGIQGIREGSSNRALKLPASIKNYPDTIARALSELRFAGVNGPYVLVLGADAYTVASGGSDEGYPMLHHLQELIDGEIIWAPAIKGGFVISTRGGDFKLTLGQDISIGYLSHTDTSVKLYLQESFTFQFYTSEAVVVLDPAE, from the coding sequence ATGAATAATTTACACCGTAAGTTGGCTCCCATTTCCGAAGGAGCGTGGGCGCAAATCGAAGAAGAAGCGGTACGCACACTCAAAAGATATCTTGCCGCAAGAAAAGTGGTAGATGTTGACGGCCCTAATGGTTTTGATCTTTCTGCCGTTGGCACTGGGCATATTCAGCCAGTTGAGTCACCGGGCGAAGGGGTACAGGCGGCTGTGCGCAAAGTAAACCCAGTGGTTGAGTTCCGGGTTCCTTTTGAACTGACACGAGAGGCGATTGATGATGTCGAACGCGGTTCCGCAGACTCAGACTGGCAGCCGTTAAAAGACGCTGCAGAGAAAATAGCTTTTGCAGAGGACCGCGCCATTTTTGAAGGTTATGCCGCGGCAGGCATTCAGGGGATTCGTGAAGGCAGCAGCAATCGTGCGCTCAAACTGCCGGCAAGCATCAAAAATTATCCCGACACAATTGCCCGTGCATTAAGTGAACTGAGGTTTGCCGGAGTCAACGGGCCTTATGTTTTGGTTCTGGGAGCTGATGCTTATACGGTGGCCAGTGGCGGGAGCGATGAAGGTTATCCAATGCTGCACCACCTGCAGGAACTGATTGATGGCGAAATTATCTGGGCACCGGCAATCAAAGGTGGTTTTGTAATCTCTACCCGTGGTGGTGATTTTAAGCTCACTCTTGGCCAGGACATTTCCATCGGTTATCTAAGCCATACTGATACTTCGGTGAAGCTCTATCTTCAGGAGAGTTTTACCTTCCAGTTTTATACTTCGGAGGCTGTCGTTGTGCTGGATCCTGCAGAGTAA
- a CDS encoding Dyp-type peroxidase, producing the protein MRQGPQDVLGNHGTNTIFTVWNFKEGAPIKEVFQRICALVINLNHSAYVRFPDDNASCIMGIGYSAWHWLDLPKPLPKELEEFEPIVGSRYTAVSTKGDLHFHLKGSNSSICYDMAADIAKVLSPVADCVEEVHGFRYWDGRSILGFVDGTENPESNLREYFGLIGDEDEVYKGGSYLFVQKYIHDLAAFKALPVEEQEKVFGRYKDSDVEMTDDIKPQNSHSALANVGDDFKIIRDNLPFGNMSTNEMGTYFIAYASTFNTVKLMLNNMFIGNPPGNYDRLLDFSTAKTGSLFFVPTMDMLDDFSSGDEETTSTENHPEAVDTVLPKNDGSLGIGSLK; encoded by the coding sequence ATGAGACAGGGACCACAGGATGTACTCGGCAATCACGGAACAAACACCATTTTTACGGTTTGGAATTTTAAGGAAGGTGCACCAATCAAAGAAGTTTTTCAGCGCATCTGTGCTTTGGTAATCAACCTTAACCATTCTGCTTATGTCCGTTTTCCGGATGATAACGCCAGCTGCATCATGGGGATTGGTTACAGTGCATGGCATTGGCTGGATTTGCCCAAACCATTACCGAAAGAGCTGGAGGAATTTGAACCTATTGTTGGAAGCCGTTATACTGCCGTTTCTACCAAAGGCGATTTGCATTTTCACCTGAAAGGATCCAACTCAAGCATCTGTTATGATATGGCAGCAGATATTGCCAAAGTACTTTCTCCGGTGGCAGATTGCGTGGAAGAAGTCCACGGATTCCGTTATTGGGATGGCCGTTCCATTCTCGGTTTTGTAGACGGAACAGAAAATCCTGAAAGCAATTTGCGCGAATATTTTGGTTTAATAGGTGATGAGGATGAGGTTTACAAAGGTGGCAGTTATCTTTTTGTCCAAAAGTATATTCATGATTTGGCGGCCTTTAAGGCACTTCCGGTAGAAGAACAGGAAAAAGTTTTTGGCCGCTACAAAGACAGCGATGTAGAAATGACGGATGACATCAAACCCCAAAATTCACATTCTGCATTGGCCAATGTGGGTGATGATTTCAAAATTATCCGCGATAACCTCCCGTTTGGTAATATGTCAACCAACGAGATGGGAACGTACTTCATTGCTTATGCAAGTACTTTCAACACGGTGAAACTGATGCTTAACAATATGTTTATTGGCAATCCTCCAGGCAATTATGACCGTTTGCTGGATTTTAGCACCGCAAAAACCGGCAGCCTGTTTTTTGTTCCGACGATGGATATGTTGGATGATTTTTCCTCTGGAGATGAAGAAACGACATCAACTGAAAATCATCCGGAAGCCGTGGATACCGTACTGCCAAAAAATGACGGCTCTTTGGGAATTGGCTCTTTAAAATAA
- a CDS encoding IS5 family transposase, with product MFATETLYNLGDETLEKAWIMNPYMQYFCGRVFFEHEFPCDPSNFVHFRKRIGEKGIEKIFAYSVRMHDAKTNTSNFVLSDTTVQENNTSFPTDAKLCKKVIDYCNKIAGNEGIKQRQRYTKVSKQMVRNTYNGKHPKRAKAARKSQRQLKTIAMRLIRELQRNFNAEQQEFYKDLMTLYTKVVTQKRNDADKIYSIHKPFTRCIAKGKAHSQYEFGNKVGLITTANKGKKIILGIKAFLQTPYDGHTIEPLLEQMETGGQKLPKELLYDRGGRGKSEIKGVKISIPSTPRKKDTAYQKQTKRKKFRTRAAIEPIIGHLKTDFRLAKNYFMGETGPQINALLAATAWNMKKMMKLLKQKIIFLFYKIQIMLFSNPVFKNKLNSGFC from the coding sequence TTGTTTGCTACTGAAACATTGTATAATTTGGGCGATGAGACGTTGGAAAAAGCCTGGATCATGAATCCTTATATGCAGTATTTTTGTGGCAGGGTTTTCTTTGAACACGAATTTCCTTGTGACCCGAGTAATTTTGTTCATTTCCGAAAAAGAATTGGCGAAAAAGGCATCGAAAAAATCTTTGCCTACAGCGTAAGAATGCACGATGCCAAGACGAACACCTCAAATTTTGTTTTGTCCGATACTACCGTTCAGGAGAATAATACCTCTTTTCCTACCGATGCAAAATTGTGCAAAAAAGTGATCGATTATTGCAACAAAATAGCCGGAAATGAAGGCATAAAACAAAGACAACGCTACACAAAAGTCAGCAAACAAATGGTGCGTAACACCTACAACGGAAAACATCCCAAGCGGGCAAAAGCGGCAAGGAAATCTCAAAGACAGCTCAAAACCATCGCCATGAGACTGATTCGTGAATTGCAACGGAATTTTAATGCAGAACAGCAAGAATTTTATAAAGATTTAATGACATTGTACACCAAGGTTGTCACACAAAAAAGAAACGATGCCGATAAAATTTACAGCATTCACAAGCCTTTTACCCGATGTATTGCCAAAGGAAAAGCGCATAGCCAGTATGAATTTGGGAATAAGGTAGGTTTGATAACCACCGCCAACAAAGGCAAGAAAATCATTCTCGGGATTAAAGCATTTTTGCAAACTCCTTACGATGGTCACACCATAGAACCACTTTTGGAACAGATGGAAACTGGTGGTCAAAAGCTCCCAAAAGAACTCCTTTACGATAGAGGTGGCAGAGGAAAATCAGAAATAAAGGGCGTGAAAATCTCCATCCCAAGCACTCCAAGAAAAAAAGACACCGCTTATCAAAAGCAGACAAAGCGCAAAAAATTTAGAACCAGAGCGGCAATAGAACCTATCATCGGACATTTAAAAACCGATTTTAGGCTGGCAAAAAATTACTTCATGGGAGAAACGGGACCACAAATCAATGCATTACTAGCTGCAACCGCTTGGAACATGAAGAAAATGATGAAACTACTGAAACAGAAAATTATTTTCTTATTTTATAAGATACAAATTATGCTGTTTTCTAATCCTGTTTTTAAAAATAAATTAAATAGTGGGTTTTGTTAA
- a CDS encoding 5'-methylthioadenosine/S-adenosylhomocysteine nucleosidase family protein has translation MTINGKLYSNILLVFALESEAGKEFESFNKLFVGVGKIKATYHLVKAIQKSKPDLIINLGTAGSTVFDRGTIVNCNRFIQRDMDVRALGFKKFETPFSDEPILLEYGIKTSHLPNGICGSGDQFEMEHNNPEYNVIDMEAFALAKVAEQEQIDFLCLKYISDGADGNAVADWTQEVKKASIALKRELDSRSLTKPTI, from the coding sequence ATGACAATTAACGGAAAGCTTTACAGCAACATCCTTTTGGTTTTTGCTCTGGAATCAGAAGCCGGAAAAGAATTTGAGAGTTTTAATAAATTGTTTGTTGGTGTAGGAAAAATTAAAGCGACTTATCATCTTGTAAAAGCCATTCAAAAATCTAAGCCAGATCTCATAATCAATTTGGGAACAGCAGGAAGTACAGTTTTTGACAGAGGAACTATTGTTAACTGCAACCGTTTTATCCAGCGGGATATGGATGTAAGAGCATTGGGTTTTAAGAAATTTGAGACGCCATTTTCTGATGAACCAATTCTTTTGGAATATGGAATTAAAACAAGCCATCTCCCGAACGGGATCTGCGGTTCCGGCGACCAATTCGAAATGGAACATAATAACCCCGAATACAACGTTATTGATATGGAAGCCTTTGCACTTGCGAAAGTCGCCGAGCAGGAACAAATCGATTTTCTGTGTTTGAAATATATTTCTGATGGAGCAGACGGAAATGCTGTTGCTGATTGGACACAAGAAGTCAAAAAAGCTTCAATCGCATTAAAAAGAGAACTAGATAGTCGTTCCTTAACAAAACCCACTATTTAA
- a CDS encoding LutC/YkgG family protein, with translation MTKEELLSSVRTNLANREKVDYPAIPDYKKPGTDLKAVFEINAKIAAVDFYDVASVEEAQEIMRKKLPDGKVTCSATPEWRGNKDIHVQKPADLNDVDLGIFRAEFGVAEMGMVWVSEKSLVTNSLGYLSQHLAVLLDPEDLTENMHTAYKRVDFPHSHYGCFVMGPSATADISAVLVHGAQGARTLTLFFLKKPVP, from the coding sequence ATGACTAAAGAAGAATTACTGAGTTCGGTAAGAACCAATCTTGCTAACCGCGAAAAAGTGGATTATCCCGCCATCCCGGATTATAAAAAGCCAGGGACAGATCTTAAAGCTGTTTTTGAAATTAACGCCAAAATTGCTGCCGTCGATTTTTATGATGTCGCATCGGTAGAAGAAGCGCAGGAAATTATGCGAAAAAAGCTTCCTGATGGTAAGGTCACTTGCTCTGCAACGCCTGAATGGAGAGGGAATAAAGATATACACGTGCAAAAGCCCGCGGATCTTAATGATGTGGATTTGGGTATTTTCCGTGCAGAGTTTGGTGTGGCGGAGATGGGAATGGTCTGGGTCTCCGAAAAATCTCTGGTTACCAATTCATTAGGTTATTTATCTCAACACCTCGCTGTTTTGCTGGATCCTGAAGATTTGACCGAAAATATGCATACCGCCTACAAAAGAGTAGATTTTCCACACTCACATTATGGCTGTTTTGTGATGGGGCCATCTGCAACAGCGGACATCAGCGCCGTTTTGGTACACGGTGCACAGGGCGCACGGACATTGACTTTGTTCTTTCTGAAAAAACCTGTGCCCTAA
- a CDS encoding lactate utilization protein B, giving the protein MGKVNVEDNARKFIKQDDVHEAQHDKNLYNTIIKRGKVSSEIPEWEELRNLASQIKEHALTHLDHYIDQFATKAEENGITVHFAKDADEHNAIVFNILNSHGAKRIIKSKSMLQEECGMTPFLEERGIDVLETDLGERIQQLSDERPSHIVMPAIQKTTEDIAKLFADKIGTDPNDDDPHSLAEAMRNNARPKFLVADAGMTGANFAVAETGTFVVCTNEGNADLTASIPPLHIASIGIEKILPKVEDLGVFIRLLSRSALGTPATQYTSHFSGPREGSEMHIVLTDNGRSKRLSMDKFWHSLKCIRCGACMNTCPVYRRSGGLSYGATYSGPIGIILDPTFDEDTYSELPFHSSLCGSCTEICPVHINISDQIIEWRKVMMEKKKTPFGRRLAFAAADRMLGSATAFKMMEKTTYNMLNILPKSLLENSTLDPWVEDRELPDVKKETFRDWYKKNRKNND; this is encoded by the coding sequence ATGGGAAAAGTAAACGTAGAAGATAACGCCCGCAAGTTCATCAAGCAGGATGATGTTCACGAGGCTCAACACGACAAGAATCTTTACAATACAATTATCAAGCGTGGTAAAGTATCCTCTGAGATCCCGGAATGGGAAGAGCTTAGGAATCTGGCTTCACAAATTAAGGAACATGCGCTGACGCATCTGGATCACTACATAGACCAGTTTGCAACAAAAGCAGAGGAAAACGGTATCACAGTTCATTTTGCAAAAGATGCCGATGAACACAACGCTATTGTTTTTAATATTCTGAATTCTCACGGCGCAAAGCGCATCATCAAAAGCAAATCGATGCTGCAGGAAGAATGCGGGATGACGCCTTTTCTTGAAGAAAGAGGAATTGATGTCCTGGAGACCGATCTGGGTGAACGAATCCAGCAACTATCGGACGAGCGCCCAAGTCATATTGTAATGCCTGCCATCCAAAAAACGACAGAAGATATTGCCAAACTATTTGCAGATAAAATTGGTACGGATCCCAACGATGATGATCCGCATTCTCTCGCAGAAGCAATGAGGAACAATGCCCGGCCCAAATTTTTGGTGGCAGATGCCGGGATGACAGGCGCCAATTTTGCCGTTGCCGAAACCGGTACTTTTGTAGTCTGTACTAATGAAGGTAATGCCGATCTTACTGCAAGCATTCCACCGCTTCATATTGCAAGTATTGGTATAGAAAAGATCCTGCCGAAGGTAGAAGATCTGGGTGTTTTTATCAGACTACTTTCCCGCAGTGCTTTAGGGACGCCGGCAACGCAGTATACTTCTCATTTTTCAGGCCCAAGAGAAGGATCTGAGATGCACATTGTACTCACAGATAATGGTAGGAGCAAACGATTGTCTATGGACAAATTCTGGCATTCTCTCAAATGTATCCGTTGTGGTGCCTGTATGAATACCTGCCCGGTGTACAGAAGGAGTGGCGGATTGTCTTATGGTGCTACTTATTCCGGCCCGATTGGGATTATTCTGGATCCTACTTTTGATGAAGACACCTATTCAGAATTACCTTTCCATTCATCGCTTTGCGGCTCGTGTACAGAGATTTGCCCCGTTCATATTAATATTTCGGACCAGATTATCGAGTGGCGCAAAGTGATGATGGAGAAAAAGAAAACACCTTTTGGCAGAAGGCTGGCATTTGCTGCTGCTGACAGAATGCTGGGCAGTGCAACTGCTTTTAAAATGATGGAAAAGACCACTTACAATATGCTGAATATTCTCCCAAAATCTCTATTGGAAAACAGCACGTTGGATCCTTGGGTAGAAGACCGTGAATTGCCTGACGTGAAAAAAGAAACCTTCAGAGACTGGTACAAAAAAAACCGAAAAAACAATGACTAA
- a CDS encoding (Fe-S)-binding protein, with product MKVALFIPCYIDLIYPKVGIATLELLERLGVEVTVPLQQTCCGQPMANEGDQKHSIRTETQFCENFKDLNFDYIVGPAGSCVKHVKLHMDAIPQTETVTEIRHKTIELVEFLHDVLKIEEFPWADFQHTVAIHNSCSSIRGLHIASRFEWQEPYFNKTEDLLKKVSGVKVETIDRPQECCGFGGTFCVTDEAVSAKMGQDKVADYTRHKVEYVVSPDMSCLMHQEGIAKREKSDLKFVHIAQVLNNGPF from the coding sequence ATGAAAGTAGCACTCTTTATCCCCTGTTATATAGATCTGATTTACCCCAAAGTCGGTATTGCCACACTTGAGCTTTTGGAGCGATTGGGCGTAGAGGTCACAGTACCTTTGCAGCAGACTTGTTGTGGACAGCCTATGGCCAATGAGGGCGATCAGAAACATTCTATAAGGACAGAAACTCAGTTTTGTGAAAATTTTAAGGATTTGAATTTTGATTATATCGTTGGGCCGGCAGGGAGTTGTGTCAAGCACGTCAAGCTCCATATGGATGCAATTCCTCAAACCGAAACTGTTACAGAAATCCGTCACAAAACCATAGAATTAGTAGAGTTTTTACACGATGTTCTCAAGATAGAAGAATTCCCTTGGGCAGATTTCCAGCATACGGTGGCTATCCATAATTCCTGCAGTTCTATCCGCGGCTTACACATTGCATCCCGTTTTGAGTGGCAGGAACCTTACTTTAATAAAACCGAAGATCTGTTAAAGAAGGTGTCAGGAGTTAAAGTAGAAACGATTGACAGGCCACAAGAATGCTGTGGCTTTGGTGGGACGTTTTGTGTAACCGATGAAGCGGTGAGTGCCAAGATGGGGCAGGACAAAGTTGCTGATTACACAAGGCATAAAGTAGAATATGTAGTTTCGCCGGATATGTCTTGCCTGATGCATCAGGAAGGCATTGCCAAAAGAGAAAAGTCAGACCTCAAATTTGTACATATTGCTCAGGTTTTGAATAACGGACCATTCTAA
- the fabG gene encoding 3-oxoacyl-[acyl-carrier-protein] reductase, with the protein MGLLQGKVAIITGATRGIGKGIAEVFAKEGAKIAVTYAGSVDKAKALESELSNITEIKGYQSDASDYDAAQKLVEDVLAEFGTIDILVNNAGITRDNLMLRMSKDDWDTIIKVNLDSVFNLTKAVIKPMMKAKSGSIINMTSVVGVKGNAGQANYAASKAGVIGFSKSIALELGSRNIRCNAVAPGFIETEMTAALDEKTVQGWRDGIPLKRGGQPEDVANACVFLASYMSSYITGQVLNVDGGMLT; encoded by the coding sequence GGAAAGGTATTGCAGAAGTTTTTGCCAAAGAAGGCGCAAAAATAGCAGTCACCTACGCCGGTTCTGTAGACAAAGCAAAAGCATTAGAATCAGAATTAAGTAATATTACAGAAATCAAAGGCTATCAGTCCGATGCGTCGGATTATGATGCTGCCCAAAAGCTGGTAGAAGATGTATTGGCAGAGTTTGGGACGATTGATATTCTGGTAAACAATGCCGGGATTACCAGAGATAATCTGATGTTAAGAATGTCCAAAGACGATTGGGATACGATTATCAAAGTTAATTTGGATTCTGTTTTTAACCTGACCAAAGCGGTTATCAAGCCAATGATGAAGGCCAAATCGGGCTCAATTATCAATATGACTTCTGTAGTAGGCGTTAAAGGGAATGCCGGGCAGGCCAATTATGCGGCTTCTAAAGCTGGTGTTATTGGTTTTTCTAAGTCGATTGCATTAGAATTAGGATCCAGAAATATCCGTTGCAATGCCGTGGCACCAGGTTTTATAGAAACCGAAATGACGGCCGCCCTTGATGAGAAAACCGTACAGGGATGGAGAGATGGTATCCCGTTGAAACGTGGTGGACAGCCGGAAGACGTGGCTAATGCCTGCGTTTTCTTAGCAAGTTATATGTCTTCCTACATCACCGGCCAGGTTCTGAATGTTGACGGCGGAATGCTGACATAA